The following proteins are encoded in a genomic region of Nocardioides renjunii:
- the trmD gene encoding tRNA (guanosine(37)-N1)-methyltransferase TrmD, whose amino-acid sequence MRIDVVTIFPDYLAPLDLSLPGKARDKGLLQVAVHDLRQWTTDRHHTVDDTPYGGGAGMVMKPEPWGRALDAVATGATIVFTTPSGEPFTQALAHELSGHEHLVFACGRYEGIDQRVVEHAATIGTVREVSLGDYVVNGGEVAALAITEAVVRLLPGFMGNAESLVEESHADGLLEYPVYTKPASWEGREVPDVLLSGDHARIAAWRREQAERRTAARRPDLLPATGAVRGLADLDVRPAVSADAGEIYTLQRACWLQEMEANPGVEIPALRESLDDVRRGLGEWTVMVAREPSSGRLVGAVRGRVDGHGEWDIGRIMVAPDLQGRGLGRALLELVEGLAPPEVETYVLFTGAGSLDNLRMYKKAGFRVRGDRVAPPGAVVLTKRISR is encoded by the coding sequence ATGAGGATCGACGTCGTCACGATCTTCCCCGACTACCTCGCCCCGCTCGACCTGAGCCTGCCCGGCAAGGCCCGGGACAAGGGCCTGCTCCAGGTGGCGGTCCACGACCTGCGCCAGTGGACGACCGACCGCCACCACACAGTCGACGACACCCCCTACGGCGGGGGAGCCGGGATGGTGATGAAGCCGGAGCCGTGGGGACGAGCGCTCGACGCCGTCGCGACGGGGGCGACGATCGTCTTCACGACGCCGAGCGGGGAGCCGTTCACCCAGGCGCTCGCGCACGAGCTGAGCGGCCACGAGCACCTGGTCTTCGCCTGCGGGCGCTACGAGGGCATCGACCAGCGCGTGGTGGAGCACGCCGCCACGATCGGCACCGTGCGCGAGGTCTCGCTCGGTGACTACGTCGTCAACGGCGGGGAGGTCGCCGCACTCGCGATCACCGAGGCGGTGGTGCGGCTCCTGCCCGGCTTCATGGGCAACGCCGAGTCGCTCGTCGAGGAGTCGCACGCCGACGGCCTGCTCGAGTACCCCGTCTACACCAAGCCGGCGTCGTGGGAGGGCCGCGAGGTCCCGGACGTGCTCCTCTCCGGCGACCACGCGCGGATCGCCGCCTGGCGGCGCGAGCAGGCCGAGCGCCGGACCGCCGCGCGCCGCCCGGACCTCCTCCCGGCGACCGGCGCCGTCCGCGGCCTCGCCGACCTCGACGTACGCCCGGCCGTGTCCGCCGACGCCGGCGAGATCTACACCCTGCAGCGCGCCTGCTGGCTGCAGGAGATGGAGGCCAACCCCGGCGTGGAGATCCCGGCCCTGCGCGAGTCGCTCGACGACGTACGCCGCGGCCTGGGGGAGTGGACCGTGATGGTCGCGCGCGAGCCGTCCTCGGGCCGCCTCGTCGGCGCCGTGCGCGGTCGGGTCGACGGCCACGGCGAGTGGGACATCGGGCGGATCATGGTCGCCCCCGACCTCCAGGGCCGCGGTCTCGGCCGCGCGCTCCTCGAGCTCGTCGAGGGACTCGCGCCGCCGGAGGTCGAGACCTACGTCCTCTTCACCGGCGCCGGGTCACTGGACAACCTGCGGATGTACAAGAAGGCGGGGTTCCGGGTGCGCGGCGACCGGGTCGCCCCACCGGGAGCCGTCGTGCTCACCAAGCGGATTTCCCGCTGA
- the lepB gene encoding signal peptidase I: MTSDDRGSASLSTDEEPRSSRSTGSSASGRKGSGQGKPKRKQLPLWQETILLLGVALVLAVVIKTFFVQAFYIPSESMEPGLILNDRILIQKVSYWGGGEPERGDVVVFKDPGGWLPPIDSAGPTNPVAKAMAKIGLYPTGGHLVKRVIGVAGDTIECCDDQGRLVVNGQPLAESAYVKRGTGKCNGPMPTNGTCDEDWQVGPIPEGHIFVMGDNRSRSADSSQKMCRTDETECVPGDEFVPVDLVVGKVFVLLWPADRFRWNTRPDTFEDVPAPTS, from the coding sequence GTGACTTCCGACGACCGCGGTTCTGCGTCCCTCTCCACGGACGAGGAACCGCGGTCGTCGCGTTCCACGGGCAGCTCGGCGAGCGGCCGCAAGGGATCGGGACAGGGCAAGCCGAAGCGCAAGCAGCTGCCCCTGTGGCAGGAGACGATCCTCCTGCTCGGGGTCGCCCTGGTCCTCGCCGTGGTCATCAAGACGTTCTTCGTCCAGGCCTTCTACATCCCGTCGGAGTCGATGGAGCCGGGCCTGATCCTCAACGACCGGATCCTCATCCAGAAGGTCTCCTACTGGGGCGGCGGGGAGCCGGAGCGCGGCGACGTCGTCGTGTTCAAGGACCCGGGCGGCTGGCTGCCCCCCATCGACAGCGCCGGGCCCACCAACCCGGTGGCCAAGGCGATGGCCAAGATCGGGCTCTACCCGACCGGTGGGCACCTGGTGAAGCGCGTCATCGGCGTCGCGGGCGACACCATCGAGTGCTGCGACGACCAGGGCCGGCTCGTCGTCAACGGCCAGCCGCTCGCCGAGAGCGCCTACGTCAAGCGCGGCACCGGCAAGTGCAACGGCCCCATGCCCACCAACGGCACCTGCGACGAGGACTGGCAGGTCGGCCCGATCCCGGAGGGCCACATCTTCGTGATGGGCGACAACCGGTCGCGCTCGGCCGACTCCTCGCAGAAGATGTGTCGCACCGACGAGACCGAGTGCGTGCCCGGCGACGAGTTCGTCCCCGTCGACCTGGTCGTCGGCAAGGTCTTCGTCCTGCTGTGGCCCGCCGACCGCTTCCGCTGGAACACCCGTCCGGACACGTTCGAGGACGTGCCCGCACCGACCTCGTGA
- the rplS gene encoding 50S ribosomal protein L19: MTNVIADLGTSLKRDDVPAFRAGDNVKVHVKVIEGSRSRVQVFQGVVIRVHGSGIGRTFTVRKVSFGVGVERTFPLNSPIFDKIEVVTRGDVRRAKLYYLRNLRGKAAKIKERREA; encoded by the coding sequence ATGACCAACGTCATCGCCGACCTCGGCACCTCCCTCAAGCGCGACGACGTCCCGGCCTTCCGTGCCGGCGACAACGTCAAGGTCCACGTCAAGGTCATCGAGGGCAGCCGCTCGCGCGTCCAGGTGTTCCAGGGCGTCGTGATCCGCGTCCACGGCTCGGGCATCGGCCGCACCTTCACCGTCCGCAAGGTCTCCTTCGGCGTCGGCGTCGAGCGCACCTTCCCGCTGAACTCCCCGATCTTCGACAAGATCGAGGTCGTCACCCGCGGTGACGTGCGTCGCGCCAAGCTCTACTACCTGCGCAACCTGCGCGGCAAGGCTGCCAAGATCAAGGAGCGCCGCGAGGCCTGA